From Actinomyces sp. oral taxon 171 str. F0337, one genomic window encodes:
- a CDS encoding sodium:solute symporter family transporter, translating into MDSHIFLPGALYASGLTVIYTLIGEGPLAVSDTDFIQGFMMIMARVMEPVVGVRKLEGSAKAIDTVAWG; encoded by the coding sequence ATGGATTCTCATATATTCCTCCCCGGCGCCCTTTACGCCAGCGGCCTCACTGTCATCTACACGCTCATCGGCGAGGGTCCTCTCGCTGTGTCCGATACTGATTTCATCCAGGGCTTCATGATGATCATGGCCCGCGTCATGGAGCCGGTCGTCGGCGTGCGGAAGCTCGAAGGGTCAGCCAAGGCCATTGACACCGTGGCCTGGGGGTAG
- a CDS encoding response regulator: protein MMLSITGVIRVAVVDDQPLLVSAFSALVAAQPDMEVVLEAVDGRQAVEGLTARATGHHGAVDLVLMDLRMPVLDGVSAIRELRAAPATASLRVLVLTTFDDEDLVLAALGAGAHGFLLKDAEPMTLLEAIRVVARGGSWLDPAVTGTVLAHLDAGTEPGAPQSPASPSGPTDGAVPVVGAPSGPYEALTGREDAVLALVCQGLSNARIGERLHVAESTVKSHVKTILGKTGCRNRVELVIYALTTGLVQLQ from the coding sequence ATGATGCTCAGTATAACCGGTGTGATCAGGGTGGCTGTCGTCGATGACCAGCCGCTGCTGGTCAGTGCCTTCAGTGCTCTCGTGGCCGCGCAGCCCGATATGGAGGTCGTGCTGGAGGCGGTCGACGGGCGTCAGGCCGTCGAGGGGTTGACCGCGCGGGCCACCGGTCATCACGGGGCGGTTGACCTGGTGCTCATGGATCTGCGGATGCCGGTCCTGGACGGGGTCAGTGCCATTCGTGAACTGCGTGCCGCACCGGCCACCGCCTCCTTGCGGGTCCTGGTCCTGACCACCTTCGATGATGAGGACCTCGTCCTGGCGGCCCTGGGTGCCGGCGCCCACGGATTCCTCCTCAAGGATGCCGAGCCGATGACGCTGCTGGAGGCGATCCGCGTCGTCGCCCGCGGCGGGTCCTGGCTGGATCCGGCCGTCACGGGAACTGTTCTGGCGCACCTTGATGCAGGTACCGAACCCGGTGCCCCGCAGTCGCCCGCCTCACCGTCGGGGCCGACCGATGGCGCCGTGCCCGTTGTGGGAGCGCCGTCGGGACCCTATGAGGCTCTCACCGGTCGGGAGGACGCCGTGCTCGCCCTGGTGTGCCAGGGGCTGAGCAACGCACGGATCGGTGAGCGGCTCCATGTCGCCGAATCGACGGTCAAGTCCCATGTCAAGACGATCCTGGGCAAGACGGGCTGCCGCAACCGGGTCGAGCTCGTCATCTACGCGCTGACCACCGGGCTCGTCCAGCTCCAGTAG
- a CDS encoding holo-ACP synthase, whose protein sequence is MTEPQLPDIPRTSSGATVLTVGTDLVHVPGFSAQLDQPGTVFAQRTFTAREFREARRRSQERGSSPAQHLAARWAAKESFIKAWSQAHVLRARSRGTSTSPVILAEDVDWREIEVVTDRWGRPSLRLSGTVAHAVEHSLGEEVSTPGCWPVSLSHDGDYAAAIVLHVR, encoded by the coding sequence ATGACTGAGCCGCAGCTTCCGGACATACCGAGGACATCCTCCGGCGCAACTGTTCTAACGGTGGGCACCGACCTGGTGCACGTTCCTGGTTTCTCCGCTCAGCTCGATCAGCCCGGCACCGTCTTCGCACAACGCACCTTCACTGCGCGTGAGTTCCGCGAGGCCCGGCGTCGCTCGCAGGAGAGGGGATCGAGCCCGGCCCAGCACCTGGCCGCGCGGTGGGCGGCCAAGGAGTCCTTCATCAAGGCCTGGAGCCAGGCGCACGTTCTGCGCGCAAGAAGTCGCGGGACGAGTACTTCTCCGGTTATCCTGGCCGAGGACGTCGACTGGCGTGAGATCGAGGTTGTCACCGATCGGTGGGGCCGTCCTTCTTTACGTCTGAGCGGCACCGTTGCCCACGCTGTTGAGCACAGCCTCGGAGAGGAGGTATCGACCCCAGGGTGTTGGCCGGTTTCCCTGAGCCATGACGGCGATTACGCCGCGGCCATCGTTCTTCACGTGCGTTGA
- the hisG gene encoding ATP phosphoribosyltransferase, with protein MLRIAVPNKGSLSDPAITMLSEAGYRTRRTGRELVLVDEANDVELFFLRPRDIAVYVGQGTVHAGITGRDLLLDSGVDAVEHLPLGFARSTFRFAAPKGTMSSLADVAGRRVATSYDILVRSYLASRGVEAQTVHLDGAVESSVQLGVADLIADVVETGTTLRAAGLETFGDPILVSEAVLITTEQFRGEPGLATLVRRLEGVLRARAYVLVDYDIPMNKLHLATALTPGIESPTVSPLQNPDWVAVRAMVPRVDMNRVMDELYEVGARAILVSSLLACRL; from the coding sequence GTGCTGCGTATCGCCGTGCCGAACAAGGGATCCCTGTCCGATCCCGCCATCACCATGCTCTCCGAGGCGGGCTACCGCACCCGCCGCACGGGCCGTGAGCTCGTGCTCGTCGACGAGGCCAACGACGTCGAGCTGTTCTTCCTGCGTCCGCGCGACATCGCCGTCTACGTCGGCCAGGGCACCGTGCACGCCGGCATCACCGGGCGGGACCTGCTCCTGGACTCCGGGGTCGACGCGGTCGAGCACCTGCCCCTGGGCTTCGCCCGCTCCACCTTCCGCTTCGCCGCCCCCAAGGGCACGATGAGCTCCCTGGCCGACGTCGCCGGGCGCCGCGTGGCCACCTCCTACGACATCCTGGTGCGCAGCTACCTGGCCTCCCGGGGTGTGGAGGCCCAGACCGTTCACCTCGACGGCGCCGTGGAGTCCTCCGTCCAGCTGGGTGTGGCCGACCTCATCGCCGACGTCGTCGAGACCGGCACAACGCTGCGGGCGGCAGGTCTGGAGACCTTCGGGGACCCGATCCTCGTCAGCGAGGCGGTGCTCATCACCACCGAGCAGTTCCGCGGAGAACCCGGACTGGCCACGCTCGTGCGGCGCCTGGAGGGGGTGCTGCGTGCCCGCGCCTATGTGCTCGTCGACTACGACATCCCCATGAACAAGCTGCACCTGGCGACGGCCCTCACCCCGGGCATCGAGTCCCCCACCGTCTCCCCGCTGCAGAACCCCGACTGGGTGGCGGTGCGCGCCATGGTCCCGCGGGTGGATATGAACCGGGTCATGGATGAGCTCTACGAGGTCGGGGCGCGCGCCATCCTCGTCTCCTCACTACTGGCCTGCCGACTGTAG
- a CDS encoding ABC transporter substrate-binding protein, which yields MTLSHHVVSQSFLSRRRLLAGGLALTGAGALAACSSGTASRAASASAAGGALTIGLTYTPNIQFAPFYMAKKDGTYAANVTLHHHGAQDGLFDALQSGQEQLVIAGADEAVVATSNGSDLVIVGGCYQSYPACLIVPESSPIKAPADLKGKTVGTPGRKGETWYALQLAMSTASLTESDLTIQDIGYTQQAALVGGKVDAVVGYSNNDAIQIRQAGTPVRTIQVADRIPLVGVSLVTTRSLLDSRRQDLETVVKASIKGMTAFVKDPDAAVEATKDHMDDLKVDQTQAARAREVAVATGKLVSGDGSHPIGSVRVDDIASMIEFLTSHKLLGDKKTPKAAEVCVPLAQ from the coding sequence ATGACTCTTTCTCACCACGTCGTCTCCCAGTCGTTCCTCTCGCGCCGTCGCCTGTTGGCAGGAGGTCTGGCGCTCACCGGCGCCGGGGCACTCGCCGCCTGCTCCTCGGGCACGGCAAGCCGCGCGGCATCGGCCTCGGCGGCCGGAGGCGCACTGACCATCGGCCTGACCTACACGCCGAACATCCAGTTCGCCCCCTTCTACATGGCTAAGAAGGATGGGACATATGCCGCCAACGTGACGCTGCACCACCACGGGGCGCAGGACGGCCTCTTTGACGCCCTCCAGAGCGGCCAGGAGCAGCTCGTCATCGCTGGCGCCGACGAGGCTGTGGTGGCCACCTCCAACGGCTCCGACCTCGTCATCGTGGGCGGCTGCTACCAGTCCTACCCGGCCTGCCTCATCGTCCCGGAGAGCTCCCCGATCAAGGCTCCCGCGGACCTCAAGGGCAAGACCGTCGGCACTCCGGGACGCAAGGGGGAGACCTGGTACGCCCTCCAGCTGGCCATGTCCACGGCCTCCCTGACCGAGTCGGACCTGACGATCCAGGACATCGGCTACACCCAGCAGGCGGCACTCGTCGGCGGCAAGGTCGACGCCGTCGTCGGCTACTCCAACAACGACGCGATCCAGATCCGCCAGGCCGGCACCCCCGTGCGTACCATCCAGGTCGCCGACCGGATCCCCCTCGTGGGCGTCTCGCTGGTGACGACCCGGTCTCTGCTGGACTCCCGTCGCCAGGACCTCGAGACCGTCGTCAAGGCCTCGATCAAGGGCATGACCGCATTCGTCAAGGACCCCGACGCAGCAGTCGAGGCCACCAAGGACCACATGGACGACCTCAAGGTGGATCAGACTCAGGCGGCCCGTGCGCGCGAGGTCGCCGTGGCCACCGGCAAGCTGGTCAGCGGCGATGGTTCCCACCCCATCGGTTCGGTGCGGGTCGACGACATCGCCTCCATGATCGAGTTCCTCACCTCCCACAAGCTCCTGGGCGACAAGAAGACACCCAAGGCCGCCGAGGTCTGCGTGCCCCTGGCCCAATAG
- a CDS encoding DUF3866 family protein, with the protein MMWRDGVVTGTRTAWGPAGRSCAELEVEIVGAPSGAGSLLPGQRVRAVAYEALTGLPAAEERVRLEVSALDRALGTGGHAMVSSRLDVLPTDPPREGHLVKARYMPDQVMVTGVDEQGTAHHGLLSQPIGSLDLEGMPVVVADLHSSLPAVLTGLRSPDGQDQPRVVYIMTDGGALPLAYSRVVAALSRAGWLSGTITAGQAWGGDIEAVSVHNALLAARHVLHADAAVVIQGPGNLGTETPWGFSGVACGDAINAIATLGGRPVACLRVSQADARTRHRGVSHHSMTAYGRVALAGADVVVPDLEGSLGAQVRQEAKALCAPRPGAGQHRLVKVAVDGLLELLRAAEVETGVRLSTMRRGLDEDTAAFIAAAAAGRHVRRILDAGAVNG; encoded by the coding sequence ATGATGTGGCGCGACGGCGTAGTGACCGGGACCAGGACGGCATGGGGGCCTGCGGGGAGATCCTGCGCCGAGCTGGAGGTGGAGATCGTCGGGGCTCCCAGCGGTGCGGGCAGCCTGCTGCCCGGCCAGAGGGTCCGCGCGGTCGCCTACGAGGCCCTCACCGGGCTGCCCGCCGCCGAGGAACGGGTGAGGCTGGAGGTCTCGGCCCTCGACCGCGCCCTGGGCACGGGTGGGCACGCCATGGTCAGCTCTCGCCTGGACGTCCTACCCACCGACCCTCCGCGCGAGGGACACCTCGTCAAGGCCCGCTACATGCCGGACCAGGTCATGGTCACCGGCGTTGACGAGCAGGGCACGGCCCACCACGGCCTGCTGTCCCAGCCGATCGGCAGCCTGGACCTGGAGGGGATGCCGGTGGTGGTGGCCGACCTGCACTCGAGCCTGCCGGCGGTGCTCACCGGCCTGCGCTCCCCCGACGGCCAGGACCAGCCGCGCGTCGTCTACATCATGACCGACGGCGGGGCCCTGCCCCTGGCCTACTCGCGTGTCGTTGCCGCGCTGAGCCGGGCCGGGTGGCTGAGCGGGACCATCACGGCCGGGCAGGCCTGGGGCGGCGACATCGAGGCGGTCAGCGTCCACAACGCGCTCCTAGCAGCCCGGCACGTCCTGCACGCCGACGCCGCCGTCGTCATCCAGGGGCCCGGGAACCTGGGTACCGAGACGCCCTGGGGCTTCTCCGGGGTGGCCTGCGGGGACGCCATCAACGCCATCGCCACGCTGGGCGGGCGCCCGGTGGCCTGCCTGCGTGTCTCCCAGGCCGATGCCCGCACCCGCCACCGGGGCGTGTCCCACCACTCGATGACGGCCTACGGGCGGGTCGCACTGGCAGGGGCCGACGTCGTCGTCCCCGACCTGGAGGGCTCGCTGGGGGCGCAGGTGCGTCAGGAGGCTAAGGCCCTGTGCGCGCCCCGGCCGGGCGCCGGGCAGCACCGACTCGTCAAGGTTGCCGTTGACGGGCTCCTGGAGCTGCTGCGGGCGGCCGAGGTGGAGACCGGGGTGAGGCTGTCCACCATGCGACGGGGTTTGGATGAGGACACGGCCGCCTTCATCGCCGCAGCGGCGGCCGGTCGCCATGTCCGCCGGATCCTGGATGCGGGGGCGGTGAATGGCTGA
- a CDS encoding phosphoribosyl-ATP diphosphatase — protein MKTFEDLFNELQHKAATRPEGSGTVEELDRGVHFIGKKLVEEAAEAWMACEHESDEAACEEISQLLYHAQVMMVAKGYSLQDVYRHL, from the coding sequence ATGAAGACCTTTGAGGACCTTTTCAACGAGCTGCAGCACAAGGCGGCCACCCGCCCCGAGGGCTCCGGGACGGTTGAGGAGCTGGACCGCGGGGTCCACTTCATCGGCAAGAAGCTCGTGGAGGAGGCCGCTGAGGCCTGGATGGCCTGCGAGCACGAGTCCGATGAGGCCGCCTGCGAGGAGATCAGCCAGCTGCTCTACCACGCCCAGGTCATGATGGTCGCCAAGGGCTACAGCCTCCAGGACGTCTACCGCCACCTGTAG
- a CDS encoding helix-turn-helix transcriptional regulator has protein sequence MSEQIRSTEERLVSLLLTLRNSTTGLSAEELVASVPGYALADASTNPVSARRKFERDKDTLRELGIEVTTTGRPEEPRYRVVEEDYILPALHLSAEQAACLSLAASAWRDGGLPATARRALTKLRAVSEGPAGSSSAGLPALTADLSGDEIPEELITAVDERRLVTFDYVSARSGSTRARTVEPHHLRLAEGAWYLDAVEPSGTLDTDSTEEPGRYEGSATRLLTFRLARMTGSVTVHGHPGAFTRLPTKAPSRRRALLAALPGRALGLRLAGARPDPAQASQADLPAHLEGRDLIAVEYEDSFSFAGTVAALGEAVVVLAPDSLRQAVLSHLRGAAGLTAPEGE, from the coding sequence GTGAGCGAGCAGATCCGTAGCACTGAGGAGCGCCTGGTGAGCCTTCTGCTCACCTTGCGCAACAGCACCACCGGCCTGAGCGCCGAGGAGCTCGTGGCCAGCGTGCCGGGATACGCCTTGGCGGACGCCTCCACCAACCCGGTCTCGGCTCGCCGCAAGTTCGAGCGGGACAAGGACACGCTGCGCGAGCTCGGCATTGAGGTGACCACCACAGGACGCCCCGAGGAGCCCCGGTACCGGGTCGTTGAGGAGGACTACATCCTGCCCGCGCTGCATCTGAGCGCCGAGCAGGCCGCCTGCCTGAGCCTGGCGGCCTCCGCCTGGCGCGACGGTGGTCTTCCCGCCACGGCCCGGCGGGCCCTGACCAAGCTGCGCGCCGTCAGTGAGGGACCGGCGGGAAGCAGCTCCGCCGGCCTGCCGGCCCTCACCGCTGATCTGTCCGGTGACGAGATCCCCGAGGAGCTCATCACCGCGGTCGACGAGCGCCGCCTGGTCACCTTCGACTACGTCTCCGCCCGCTCGGGCAGCACCCGGGCCCGTACTGTCGAGCCGCATCATCTGCGCCTGGCCGAGGGCGCCTGGTACCTCGACGCCGTCGAGCCCTCCGGCACTCTCGACACGGACAGCACCGAGGAACCAGGGCGATATGAAGGAAGCGCCACCAGGCTGCTGACCTTCCGCCTGGCCCGCATGACCGGGTCAGTCACCGTCCATGGGCACCCCGGGGCTTTCACCCGTCTTCCCACCAAGGCGCCCAGCCGCCGGCGTGCACTGCTCGCCGCTCTGCCAGGGCGGGCCCTGGGGCTGCGTCTGGCCGGCGCCCGCCCCGATCCGGCTCAGGCTTCACAGGCAGACCTGCCTGCGCACCTGGAGGGCCGTGATCTCATCGCCGTGGAGTATGAGGATTCCTTCTCCTTCGCCGGAACCGTTGCCGCTCTTGGCGAGGCCGTCGTCGTCCTCGCCCCCGACTCCTTGCGCCAGGCGGTCCTGTCCCACCTGCGAGGCGCCGCGGGGCTGACGGCACCGGAAGGGGAGTGA
- the putP gene encoding sodium/proline symporter PutP: MTATTYQAIAMIVYFVAMLAIGGWAYLRTDNFDDYMLADRDLNPWVAALSAGASDMSGWLLMGLPGTLYATGLVEGWIAVGLTIGALANWLLVAPRLRAYTEVANNSITVPSFLDNRLHDTHRLLRWSSGLIILVYFTFYVSSGMVAGGRFFESSFDMDYRLGMVIVAAITVVYTLIGGFLAVSYTDFVQGVMMVSALVMVPVAGVIRLGGLTNLRQAIAEVDPHYWAIWGPTSTLLGLVSALAWGLGYFGQPHIIVRFMAIRSPKEAVAGGTIGIGWMLFAVLGAAGTAIVGVATYQHDKKQLADPETVFITLGKLLFHPLVAGFMLAAILAAIMSTISSQLLVTSSALIEDLYGSFARTREEKISGNRMVLYSRMAVFAIALIAAVMAWNPSKTILDLVAFAWAGFGASFGPTILLSLYWKRLSAMGAFAGMITGAVVVMIWGNVSGGPGGIFDLYEILPGFLGNLAVAWAVSRTSQPSKEISEEFEAAVAASRS, encoded by the coding sequence ATGACTGCCACTACCTATCAAGCCATCGCGATGATTGTCTATTTCGTGGCCATGCTCGCCATCGGGGGCTGGGCCTATCTGCGAACGGACAACTTCGACGACTACATGCTTGCCGACCGCGACCTCAATCCCTGGGTGGCGGCGCTGTCGGCGGGAGCCTCGGACATGTCGGGGTGGCTGCTGATGGGACTGCCGGGAACCCTGTACGCCACCGGACTGGTCGAGGGGTGGATCGCCGTCGGACTGACGATCGGTGCCCTGGCGAACTGGCTGCTGGTGGCGCCTCGCCTGCGCGCTTACACCGAGGTCGCCAACAACTCCATCACGGTCCCCAGCTTCCTGGACAACCGACTCCACGACACGCACCGGCTGCTGCGGTGGTCCAGTGGTCTCATCATTCTGGTCTACTTCACCTTCTACGTCTCCTCCGGGATGGTCGCCGGCGGCCGTTTCTTCGAGTCGTCCTTCGATATGGACTACCGCCTCGGCATGGTCATCGTCGCCGCGATCACCGTGGTCTACACGCTCATCGGCGGGTTCCTGGCCGTGTCCTACACCGACTTCGTCCAGGGAGTCATGATGGTGAGCGCCCTGGTCATGGTGCCCGTCGCAGGGGTCATTCGGCTCGGGGGACTGACCAACCTGAGGCAGGCCATCGCCGAGGTCGACCCTCACTACTGGGCCATCTGGGGCCCGACGTCAACACTGCTCGGCCTCGTCTCGGCACTGGCCTGGGGCCTGGGTTACTTCGGTCAGCCGCACATCATCGTCCGGTTCATGGCCATCCGCAGTCCCAAGGAGGCCGTGGCCGGCGGCACCATCGGGATCGGCTGGATGCTCTTCGCCGTGCTCGGTGCAGCCGGCACCGCCATCGTCGGCGTGGCCACGTACCAGCACGACAAGAAGCAGCTGGCCGATCCGGAGACCGTCTTCATCACGCTGGGCAAGCTGCTCTTCCACCCGCTGGTCGCCGGTTTCATGCTGGCAGCAATTCTGGCCGCCATCATGTCGACGATCTCCTCCCAGCTGCTCGTGACCTCCTCGGCGCTCATCGAGGACCTGTACGGCTCCTTCGCCCGCACTCGAGAGGAGAAGATCAGTGGCAACCGCATGGTGCTCTACTCGCGCATGGCGGTCTTCGCCATCGCCCTGATCGCGGCCGTCATGGCCTGGAACCCCAGTAAGACGATCCTCGACCTCGTGGCCTTCGCCTGGGCCGGCTTCGGCGCGTCCTTCGGCCCCACTATTCTGCTGTCGCTGTACTGGAAGCGCTTGAGCGCCATGGGAGCCTTCGCCGGAATGATCACCGGGGCCGTCGTCGTCATGATCTGGGGGAACGTCTCCGGTGGCCCCGGTGGCATCTTCGACCTCTACGAGATCCTGCCCGGATTCCTGGGTAACCTGGCCGTGGCCTGGGCCGTGTCTCGCACGAGTCAGCCATCCAAGGAGATCTCCGAGGAGTTCGAGGCCGCCGTCGCCGCCTCGCGTTCATAG
- a CDS encoding ABC transporter permease subunit, which translates to MQPGAPVPGTTREDAVVYSPSPIGKAARSQASPAELPSDVPEPSTPSASLEPSVPESVSGPLQKSSARRRRRIRAAERSGPLPAVVLGAALLIIWQLVAGSGAVPEIFLPSPWAVVTRLWLNLTQAGLGWRAWITLREALLGCLLAAVFALPLAWALYRWRLFSRTVLPYVAASQAVPGIAVAPLMVLWIGYGALPIVVLCAFMVFFPITITVLLGLRSLDADVMDAARLDGAHGLRMLIHMELPMALPAIYTGLRTGFTLSVTGAVVGELIMGGEGLGTVLSTQQSRGDTTGVFATITLLCVLATSIHWALHELERRSRTVDALRGRRAT; encoded by the coding sequence GTGCAGCCGGGAGCGCCCGTTCCCGGAACGACCCGGGAGGACGCCGTCGTGTACAGTCCCAGCCCCATCGGCAAGGCCGCGCGCTCTCAAGCTTCCCCCGCCGAGCTGCCCAGTGACGTTCCGGAGCCGTCGACACCCTCAGCCTCACTGGAGCCCTCGGTGCCGGAGTCCGTCTCAGGGCCCTTGCAGAAGTCTTCGGCTCGTCGTCGACGTCGTATCCGCGCTGCTGAGCGCAGCGGGCCACTACCCGCCGTCGTCCTGGGAGCGGCACTGCTCATCATCTGGCAGCTCGTCGCCGGCTCGGGCGCTGTCCCCGAGATCTTCCTACCCAGCCCCTGGGCGGTCGTCACCCGCCTGTGGCTGAACCTCACTCAGGCCGGGCTGGGGTGGAGAGCCTGGATCACGCTGCGTGAGGCCCTCCTCGGCTGTCTCCTGGCCGCCGTGTTTGCTCTGCCCCTGGCCTGGGCCCTGTACCGTTGGCGGCTGTTCTCGCGAACCGTCCTGCCCTATGTCGCCGCAAGTCAGGCGGTCCCCGGCATCGCCGTCGCGCCCCTCATGGTTCTGTGGATCGGTTACGGAGCTCTTCCCATCGTGGTCCTGTGCGCCTTCATGGTCTTCTTCCCCATCACCATCACGGTGCTCCTGGGGCTGCGCAGCCTGGACGCCGACGTCATGGATGCCGCCCGGCTCGACGGCGCTCATGGCCTGCGCATGCTCATCCACATGGAGCTGCCGATGGCCCTGCCGGCGATCTACACCGGTTTGCGTACCGGTTTCACCCTGTCAGTCACCGGTGCGGTCGTCGGCGAGCTCATCATGGGCGGCGAGGGCCTGGGGACCGTGCTCTCCACGCAACAGAGCCGGGGCGACACCACCGGCGTGTTCGCCACGATCACGCTCCTGTGCGTCCTGGCCACATCCATCCACTGGGCGCTCCATGAGCTCGAGCGACGCAGCCGCACCGTGGACGCCCTACGAGGTCGACGCGCCACCTGA
- a CDS encoding ABC transporter ATP-binding protein: MTSPHTATTTASPLRSPTHGAGLTPGLRLTGVSKSFGRQQVLNGLDLSAYPGRVYGLLGLNGAGKSTAFNVALGLLRPDAGRVEIQGVPFSRRSLAQVGASINGPALFPQLSARRNLLVHCRLTGTSPETIVPLLERVGLAGVGRKRAGSFSTGMKVRLSLAMALLNDPEVLILDEPQNGLDPQGIIELRDLVRNLADEGRTVIVSSHQLGEIARMSDDIGVLATGHLVYEGALSDFADPDDERAMEKSFLAAVTGSGRRTGTEARA, encoded by the coding sequence ATGACATCTCCCCACACAGCCACCACAACGGCATCACCTCTCCGCTCCCCTACTCACGGCGCCGGTCTCACCCCTGGGCTGCGACTGACGGGGGTCTCGAAGTCCTTCGGCCGCCAGCAGGTGCTCAACGGTCTCGACCTGTCAGCCTATCCCGGTCGTGTCTACGGGCTGCTCGGTCTCAACGGCGCGGGTAAGTCGACCGCCTTCAACGTCGCGCTGGGTCTGCTGAGGCCCGATGCCGGTCGTGTGGAGATTCAGGGTGTCCCCTTCAGCCGGCGCAGCCTGGCCCAGGTGGGGGCCTCCATCAATGGTCCCGCGCTCTTCCCCCAGCTGTCCGCGCGGCGCAATCTGCTCGTCCACTGCCGCCTGACCGGCACCTCGCCGGAGACCATCGTCCCGCTCCTGGAGCGCGTGGGACTGGCGGGAGTCGGTAGGAAGCGCGCCGGCTCCTTCTCCACGGGCATGAAGGTGCGCCTGTCGCTGGCCATGGCGCTTCTGAACGACCCGGAGGTCCTCATCCTCGATGAGCCCCAGAACGGCCTGGACCCTCAGGGCATCATCGAGCTGCGCGATCTTGTACGGAACCTGGCCGACGAGGGTCGCACCGTCATCGTCTCCAGTCATCAGCTCGGGGAGATCGCCCGCATGAGCGACGACATCGGGGTCCTGGCCACCGGGCACCTCGTCTACGAGGGGGCGCTGTCCGACTTCGCCGACCCCGACGACGAGCGGGCCATGGAGAAGTCCTTCCTGGCAGCGGTCACTGGTAGCGGACGCCGCACCGGAACGGAGGCCCGCGCATGA
- a CDS encoding sensor histidine kinase — protein MADLAALVDEAVLPLTTNLSAAYDWRARHRTVPGRRGRWSRYSVPVVDLALGTVFLAFALESVTFVLRFGGYAVYVAHFALCLALALTQFGRLRLLRASFIATYALLAAYAILVALSPVNLGLNPIIATAVTSLYTVTRWEPDRRWGTASLLLALAGALVNPVTLASYTRPYEAGDDPTTSSGWNEAILVTRTLTSMVFVGTVVLTYLLASSRRRIAENQARDVGIAAAQAVAVERLSLARELHDLVGHSLTTIKVQAATGLALGGEERLRSTLTTVRDTADTSLASVRQLVSVLRSDAGEITPLADLRTIPALIETTRSSGSRISAVLPEPEVLERCNSAWSAIQRLTLVRLVGETLTNAVRHGTGQIELSLTLSQDSCHLHVANPVPDVAEHSPFGGSGLVGLEERLRLVGGTMTHGVQGGEDHSIFTIDVDFPVAPPELSASATMADKSGSGGSR, from the coding sequence ATGGCTGACCTGGCCGCGCTGGTCGATGAAGCGGTGCTGCCACTAACGACGAACCTGTCGGCGGCCTACGACTGGCGCGCACGGCACCGCACGGTGCCGGGGCGAAGAGGGCGCTGGTCACGGTACTCGGTCCCGGTCGTGGATCTCGCCCTGGGTACCGTCTTCCTCGCCTTCGCTCTGGAGTCGGTTACCTTCGTCCTGCGCTTCGGCGGCTACGCCGTCTATGTTGCGCACTTCGCCCTGTGCCTGGCGCTGGCGCTGACGCAGTTCGGACGGTTACGCCTTCTGCGTGCCTCCTTCATCGCGACCTATGCCCTGCTGGCAGCCTACGCGATCCTCGTGGCCCTCTCCCCCGTCAACCTCGGCCTCAACCCGATCATCGCCACGGCGGTCACCAGCCTGTACACCGTCACCCGCTGGGAGCCCGATCGGCGCTGGGGTACGGCGTCACTCCTGCTGGCTCTGGCCGGCGCCCTGGTCAACCCCGTCACCTTGGCCTCTTACACCCGTCCCTATGAAGCAGGTGACGACCCGACGACAAGCAGCGGCTGGAACGAAGCCATCCTGGTCACCCGCACGCTCACGAGCATGGTCTTCGTCGGTACCGTGGTGCTCACCTACCTGCTGGCCTCCTCCCGCCGCCGGATCGCCGAGAACCAAGCCCGCGACGTCGGCATCGCCGCGGCCCAGGCGGTTGCCGTCGAGCGCCTCAGCCTGGCCCGAGAGCTCCACGACCTCGTGGGCCACAGCCTCACCACGATCAAGGTGCAGGCCGCCACCGGCCTGGCCCTGGGAGGCGAGGAACGGCTGCGCAGCACGCTGACCACGGTGCGGGACACAGCCGATACCTCCCTGGCATCCGTGCGCCAGCTCGTCTCCGTCCTGCGCTCCGACGCCGGCGAGATCACTCCCCTGGCGGACCTACGGACCATCCCGGCCCTCATCGAGACCACCCGCAGCTCGGGGAGCCGGATCAGCGCCGTGCTTCCCGAACCGGAGGTCCTGGAGCGGTGCAACTCGGCGTGGTCTGCGATACAACGCCTCACCCTCGTGCGTCTGGTAGGAGAGACCCTCACCAACGCCGTCAGGCACGGAACCGGCCAGATCGAGCTGAGCCTGACACTGTCACAGGACTCCTGCCACCTTCACGTCGCCAACCCGGTGCCCGACGTCGCAGAGCACTCCCCCTTCGGTGGCAGCGGGCTCGTCGGCCTCGAGGAGCGACTCAGGCTCGTGGGCGGAACCATGACTCACGGTGTCCAAGGCGGAGAGGACCACAGCATCTTCACCATCGACGTCGACTTCCCCGTGGCACCGCCCGAGCTGTCCGCGAGCGCCACAATGGCTGACAAGTCAGGTTCAGGAGGCTCCAGATGA